The proteins below are encoded in one region of Tachypleus tridentatus isolate NWPU-2018 chromosome 4, ASM421037v1, whole genome shotgun sequence:
- the LOC143249029 gene encoding uncharacterized protein LOC143249029: MDLLAYDIYVSRIILIYSPWVEKLLPLEKVFLLFVCGMSIMLTTMYLRLIRSNLSKAIKLLRFSLFVITSLIIASLVFQVLFLTYIQKITHERNNHGWKLKSFLISIMNTKYLGYGYPDFRRCNQGCSVEGSYLHNLRNLIIYFAVFIAFVGLGLCHLILRVLKYVISVEKEEIKNYSPLGKDVIIIKKTVSTKSNNKEVTDKETMEKFRTAVSLKEPYKDSNDKEVTDKETMEKFRTAVSLKEANKDSNKMSTKVNEKRMTDEEIMTVLRSIVSEGDPNEKYTKMKQIGQGGSGTVFTAVATETGLEVAVKKINVTKQLRKDFIITELLIMKKYKHPNIVNYLDSFLDGDELWIIMEYLGVGSMASVLSKTHLYENETAAVCKEILQAIQFLHQHNIVHRDIKSHNILLGKDWTIKLADFGTSAQLSPEQKKRTSLVGTRHWMAPELVKQIEYGPEVDIWSLGITAIEMVNGLPPYHQESGDMVFDLISKNGRPNIENKDNLSPVFQDFLDRCLEVDVNKRYTASELLEHPFMEVADQ, encoded by the exons ATGGATTTGCTTGCTTATGATATTTACGTTAGTCGTATAATTTTGATTTACTCTCCGTGGGTGGAAAAATTGCTACCACTCGAAAAAGTATTCCTACTTTTCGTATGTGGTATGTCAATAATGTTAACTACGATGTATTTAAGACTAATAAGATCAAATTTGTCGAAAGCCATCAAGCTTTTGCGATTTTCACTCTTCGTCATTACATCACTAATTATTGCTTCACTTGTCTTCCAAGTTCTGTTCTTAACATACATACAGAAAATAACCCACGAAAGAAATAACCATGGGTGGAAATTGAAAAGCTTTCTTATCTCAATCATGAACACCAAATATCTTGGTTATGG ttatcctgattttagGAGATGTAACCAAGGTTGCTCAGTGGAAGGTTCATATTTACACAACCTAAGGAACCTTATAATCTACTTTGCGGTGTTTATTGCATTCGTAGGTCTTGGCTTATGCCATCTAATCCTTCGGGTATTAAAG TACGTAATATCTGTTGAAAAAGAGGAAATCAAGAACTACTCACCACTTGGGAAAGATGTCATCATAATTAAGAAGACTGTGTCCACCAAATCTAATAACAAGGAAGTGACAGATAAAGAAACCATGGAGAAGTTTAGAACTGCTGTTTCTTTGAAGGAGCCATATAAAGACAGCAATGACAAGGAAGTGACAGATAAAGAAACCATGGAGAAGTTTAGAACTGCTGTTTCTTTGAAAGAGGCAAATAAAGACAGCAATAAGATGTCAACCAAGGTAAATGAAAAAAGAATGACAGACGAGGAAATTATGACAGTGTTGAGAAGTATTGTTTCTGAGGGAGATCCAAATGAGAAATATACAAAGATGAAACAAATTGGCCAAGG TGGATCAGGAACTGTCTTTACTGCTGTAGCAACTGAGACTGGGTTGGAAGTTGCTGTTAAAAAGATCAATGTAACGAAGCAACTTAGAAAAGACTTTATCATCACCGAActtttaataatgaagaaatataaacatcCAAACATAGTCAACTATTTGGATAGCTTTCTTGATGGTGATGAACTATGG ataataatggaatatttaggAGTTGGCAGTATGGCTAGTGTTCTTTCCAAAACCCAtctttatgaaaatgaaacagCAGCAGTATGTAAAGAA atACTCCAGGCAATACAGTTCCTTCATCAACACAATATAGTCCACAGAGATATCAAAAGCCACAACATTTTACTTGGAAAGGACTGGACCATAAAACTAG CTGATTTTGGAACAAGTGCTCAGCTCTCCCCAGAACAAAAGAAGCGAACATCATTGGTTGGAACTCGTCACTGGATGGCTCCAGAATTAGTAAAACAGATAGAGTATGGACCTGAGGTTGACATTTGGTCCCTTGGCATAACAGCCATTGAAATGGTCAATGGTCTACCTCCTTATCATCAAGAAAGTGGTGACATG GTATTTGATTTAATATCAAAAAATGGAAGACCGAACATTGAAAATAAAGACAACCTGTCTCCAGTGTTTCAAGACTTCCTGGACAGGTGTCTAGAAGTGGACGTCAATAAACGATACACTGCATCTGAACTCTTAGAG CATCCGTTCATGGAAGTTGCTGATCAGTGA